Part of the Denticeps clupeoides unplaced genomic scaffold, fDenClu1.1, whole genome shotgun sequence genome is shown below.
AAGTGCCTTGGAAGGATTCAGGTTTGCAGGGATGCTGTAACAGAATAGACCTCCTGAATCCATGCTTTTCTAAAGGTGCTGAAAGGTTTTGTGTTTCAGATTGattgcacacatttacacagacaaaCATCCTGGTGAATAAAATCAAGGTGAAATAAATCCTGTATTAGCTGTTTTATCCTGTATTAACTATTTAAAATTTTTGAACAATAACAGTACATCATCTGACCTAAATGCTTTGTAACAATGTAGAATTATAGCACTAAAACATCAAAATCCAGTATTGTCAGCACAAGTAAACTCGGCCTCCATGACCCCTGCAAACTGAAAAAGAGGGGAAGGGTGAGGCAGTGCAGATGCAGTGCAGAGTTCATGCATGACACGGGTAAACACGCACCCAGTAAGCTGCTCCAGAAGGAGGTGTAGGTTGCGCTGCCTGTCACAGCTCCAAGCTGGGATGGATTCCTCCGGGTGGTCTTCACACAGAATCCGTCAGTGCCGGtcacttccacttccaccaCATGATAATCCTTCAGTCTTGGAAAGAAATAtttacatcatcatcatttcttattcttgaaaagaaaacatagttaaaaagttggaaaaaaaactcaCGCTGTGTCTGACACAATTTCTCCTCGGACCCCATTGAACCCCAGCATTGCCCCAGCAATGGCGGCTGCTGCCATACTGTTCACGTTGTTGGGGGCCAGTGGACAAAGTTCAGCCACAGAACCACTGAAAAGGAGGCGCCGGCCCTCCCCTTCAGTCCAGTCAGGAAGCAGATTTTTAGTCAGGCGAAAACAGGACGGGTGTTTGGACATGCGGATGGTCAACGCCTTTAAGACAAAAACCAATTATGACCAGGAATCTTTGACTGTTCTCCTTTGTAAGAACATGATACTAGAAACTTTTCATTTAGAAGCAATGGTacacatttaacttttttttacgttacaatattatacatttttgtgtgtcttaCTATGTTGACAAAAGACAAGCCCTCTCTGcatataataacatttaaaaaataattgaaaactgaaaaattcacaaaaacacCCAAATTATTAATTCCACTGGTAGCCAATGTTGCACGTTTTGGAGCGCAAATGGTTTCCATTTTTCTGAGAGCTCAGttaacttgaaagtgaagtgaaagtgaaaaatgtgtcttctgcttttaaccatcacctgtagtgagcagtgtgtggggacgttaccttgctcaaggggacctcaatgcTTGGTGGTTTGGGCTTTTTGATTACGGGTCTCTttccttaccgctaggccaccactgccacttacACTTGCAgttgctttttacatttctctGCAGATACATATCTTCCCATCCTTCATTTCTTCACCTTAAGACTTTCACTGTCATTTAACCTCTGGATGTCTTGAGCTCCCCACAATGCTCCACTAGGTATATAGAGGGTTTTCCCATAATGCTTTGCTGCCTCTcgcagctgctgctgaatttCAGGGTCTGCAAGAGCAGAAGGACTGCCAACCTACAGGGCAAGGTCACATACATTACAACATAAAACAGTAGTAACAGTAGTAACTACACATTGGTCTGGAGGAAATGAATTCTGGCAGAACTGGCTTCTGTGTACAAGATTCAACAagattttaatacttttttacGGGGAGCATAGGCTCTCACCTTGCAGCCCTGTCATGCACACCACTATCCGAGTCTTCTTCTGATGTTGGACTCATGCATTAACATTGCCATTAGCATTAGTGTGAGTATGGCCTTCAGTTGCTTAGATGTTACATGGGGATCCTTGTTTCCTTGCTGGATATTACATGCATGGCTCTTGGTTGGTCTGTCTGACTGGATGGGTGGAATCTAAATTCCTGGGAAATAATTTTGTATCCTACCATGATACACCCTCCATTTTGGAAATGGTTGTGCACCCTACCATGATACACCCTCAAATATATTTTgtgaaaattctttttttttttttataaactacaCCGGAGTCCTtatttttaaacttaaaaattaACAAACTTTTGCCACATATGTATGCAATAATATTGCATATTGTCTTCAGTAAAAAAGTGATTAAGTACAATATTTGCTCATTTGTTTTTAGGTAATACATGGACATCAGATGATGTTTCAGATCATATTTCTGAAGTGAATAACAGGGTTCACCACTgtaaacaataacacaaaaaattCGACACAACTACTTACTAGGAAATGAGAACAAGATAGGAACTGAATCCCAAATTCTTTAACAATCTGAGGGTGACACACTTCAACAATGATGTCAGCTGGCCTACAGTTCAGAGACACAACGTATACTCATGTTAAACATGGCACTGTTACATACATGCTCTACATGGTATTTCTCAGTCATACCTCTGTGGAAAGTCGCTGAGATTTTTGAGGATAAGTTTCTCTGGGACTGAACCCTTCATCTTCTCTGGATTTCTGTTCCACACAAATGCCAAATGAAGTCGCACCTCAGATTCCTCTTTTTGGATTTTCTCCACTAAAAACTGTCCTACCGGGACCACCCAGGAAAAAGGTTCATGTCATCAGGAGGATGTAAATGAGCGAGTTATTTTTAAATCCAGATTTTCAGTAGACTTACCTAAATGGCCATATCCTACAATACCAACTGTCAGAACAGGGCATTTATGAGCCATCCTGTTTGAAACACAGCAGTTAAAGTAGTTATATTACCTCAAACTTCCTGCTCATCTCCTGATATATCCCATGTCAGTCCTGAGTGCCATATCATTTCACAACTCACCACAGCTCGTTTTCCCTACCTGTATTTCAGTCTTTCATGCACCTCGGTGTCGCTTTGTCTGCTTGCAGTGCACCGCGGCAGCGAGGGTCCAACGGTCATCTGATAGATGACTGTTAATCATTAGTTTCAGGGCATTGTAGCTGATGGACGCTGTGATTACTTTTTGAAGTCTCCCCAACAAACTTTTCACCATGCAGAGATGTAAAGTAATGATGTACAAATATTACTAATTAATACTTTTGTGGCTCCGCAACACCCAGGCACAATAGGTTACAAACACTGATAGAAAAAATAATCCCACTGGCGTGCATATTACATACTACAAATAACAAGCATTACCGTACATAATGTCAACAAGAGAACCGTATACCACTTTCATCACAGGCAACAACCTGCTTTCACCCACGTTTGCTGTGCACCAGGAACACTCAACAGTCCAGACATGTAGCATCACAATTCGGTCCTCAGCGTCACTCAGATCCACATGAAACCCTGAACAACCCCCCCAACAACATGGACACATGCGATTCAAACCTCAGAAGAAAGTACAGGGAGGGACGTTGTCTTTAACGTTCATTACAGACTAATAAATAGCAGCTTTTCCCTGCCACTTAATGATTGGTTTGGAGATAGGGACCAGGCAGAGGGAACTTTGGATATTACAATATGCTTGATAACATGTTGCTATGATTGGTCCAAAGTCCAGAGACAGACTGGAAGGACCAGAGCAGAAAAAGGAGCAGAGAGTCAATTTGTGTGCGTGAGAGAATAAGAAAAAGAGGACATGGACATCCTGGAGACTCACGCCTATGACCGCAGACAGCGCAGGAACATGGTGAGTTCTTTTCTAATTCTCACTACTGTAACAGAGCTGGGTATTGCTGATGTCTCTCTCTTTCCGATTTCCCTCAGTCCTGCGTCTTGTTCCTTTCCCTCCTCCCATTCTTCCTCCTCGCAGCGGTCTACTTTTATTTTTGGGTACCCGTCCAGTCTCCTTCTGTCCTAGCTGCTGCCTCCAAGTGTGCTCCAGTGCTCTCATTGGCTCTCCTGGTGCTGAGTTACAATGGTGGTCCTAGCCTGCTGGGTGTGGCTGGAGGTTTGCTGTTCTCAGCAGGGGGAGACATTTGCCTGATCTGGCCGGAGCTCTTTCTCCATGGTAACCCACCTCTGATGACATTTGTTCCAAACCTATACTCGCTCCTgaacaataaatgttttttttatgtaacaggTATGGCGTCCTTCTCAATCGCACACCTTTTGTACTCTGCATCTTTCCTCTCGGAAAAATACCACTCccactcctcttcctccatcGCATTCATCCTTTACTTCATCCTGTGGACAGTCGGCATCGGAGCGTACGTGTACCTGCTGCCTTTCCTGCAACGCCAGCCCGACTCGGCCATCGTAACTCCAGCGGCTGGGGTGTATGGGGTTCTTCTCACAATCATGGGAACTCTGGCCGTACGATCCCACCGGCCTCTGACCATGTTAGGTGGTCTGGCCTTCCAGGCATCAGACCTCATTCTGTCCCTGCAGCACTTTGGGGTCACAGGTCACGTAGAGTATGGCGAGGAAGCGGTCATGGCGATGTATTACCTGGCCCAGCTGCTGATCGCAGTGGGGGATGTAATTGTAAGGACAGACCAACTGGATGAATTTAAGAAGTCAAAGAGGTCATAAGACCTGTGATCCTCCCCTTTGTGAAGCAAGTGGGAGCTAAAGGAGGATGAAGAATtagtcagaaaaagaaatccaGAAGACATATTTTACTTTGTGTACCAGCTGTTCATTGACTGACAGAGAGACTGAGTGTGTTTTTACACCTACAGTACAAGTCCATATATCTGTTCCATGTGCCAAATGGCTCTCTATTTACAGCTATGAAGCTGAACATCcagtttaacaaaaaataaacatttctgccCAATTTTATGTGTTGATGATTCTTCATCGATCCATTACACAGTCATCGACAGGTTGGCCTTCGAAACAGATGGAACGTAACTGCTCACAAAACTCCACCTCCTCCTGAAGGAAAgttcaaacaataaataatacagtCTGAAATAAATGAGGAAGGGATAGAAAGATGGATAGAGGAAGTAACCGTACCTGACACTCCTCCCGGTTGTGCAGCTCCTGCACTCTCTGGGTCAGCAGCTCTTCCAGACATAGAGAGGAAGACCTGCAGTCTTGCACCCCACTTCTCTCCTGAGCCAAACTACaggcagaaaaacacagaggagaCAGACATCAGCTGGTCCACATGTACACAAAACCAACCTTCACCACTTCTAAACCATACATCCCAATGTCTGGGAAAATTACAAGTCATTCACAGTTAGTGCTGTTGCGTTGCATCAATGTTGATTGATGGACAACAGCTTCTGCAGTTTCAGAGACTGTCCACTAGGTGAGTCAATGGGTGAAACAACAGTTATTTTTCTATGTCAAGGATCTTTGTTTCCCTAGACAACATCAGaatctaaaataataataaaagcttCAGCATCAGAAATTCAGTAGCTAAGACTACTTGACATCAAACAGAACTAGGGATGCTCATATTGACCATTTAACAGTTAACCGAAAGAATGAATTTTGACCAATAACACTTACATTACGACAGCAATCACAACAGAAAGCTATATAACAATAACTTGCCACTACATAGATGAGAACTGCAAGTAAATTCAGCTGTCTTACTAACAGAGATTATGACAAGCAGACAGACAGCTGAGAACCTCACAGCTAAACTAGTTCCTGCGGTGGAGACCAGGGGTCTAAATGGGAAAgtgtctgcatgtgttcatGACAATGCACGCAACATCATGGCTGCAAACTCTCCAGGACGGGTGAACTGGGACTTGGTTCATGTCTCATGTCGTTGTAAATGATGGATTTAATGTGGTTGTGCATCGTGTTATTATTGTCGCTGGGTGGTTTGTCACAGAACACCTGCTTGCAAGGCACTGGAAgctaaaaaagaacaaataaagcTTCCGAAGCACCAGCTCGTTCAATCGGGTAAAACATGATGGGAGACTTCTTGAACAAAAGTGGGCTGTTACAGCTCTTATATCTGACAGAACGGTAACAAAGCTGCAAGATGCCAGAAAACGAATACTGGCAGATAATGGCTGAGATTGTGCCAGTTCTGGAAACTTTAAAATGTGCAACCACCATAATGATAACAGAAAAGAGCGTGTCAATTTCCAACATTTACCCAATCACATTCTGCCTCCTGAACACACACCTGAAGAGAGCAGAGGAAGACAGCCACAGAGTAACAGAGTTCAAGGCGAAGGTTCGACAGTGACCGCATGGGggtagatgatgataattaataaataataataataaaaatgaactaattatgaggatattgactCAGATAAGTTGATGGCCAAACCAGCACTGATTGCCTCTGTCCTGCCTGTTTTTTACACAAGCGGAGAAAGAAGCAGCAAAGTGAAACTTAATGAAATGTGCTCCGCATTGGAAATGGCTACTATGTCTGATGTTCAAATCTTCAAAGGAATAtcagtgtgttttcattttttaatcttaatttgttatttaagtaaaacatatttagttcaggcctatttattttatttatattaatttgtgATTCTCTGTTGTCAGAAACGCTGCAGGTGCGTGAAAATTTGACTGTGTGAATCCAGATTCTGTTCTTGATAtgttctgtgtgctgttgtTCGCACGTGTTAAAATAAAAccgaaaaaaaaatgttaacatgttTAATCAGACACTCCTCAGTTCTATTTTATCTGTGCATAGAACacagaaaaatattatttgctcAAACACTCAAGTACACATTCAAGTACATTCtattatatacacatatacacacttacCAACAGAGCGCTCCGAGCACATGCTCATGAACAGAAGAGTGAGGAGTACGCAGGACTGCAACCAGCTGCTGGACCATGCCCATAGAGATCACACTTTCTATAAACTCAACAAGACAGATCACCATGAAATATGAAGAAACATCATCTGTTTAATCTTCAGGGCACTATAAAcccgacacacacacctctgtgtTCGGGATGAGCCGTGAGTAAGTTCAACAGCAGAAATGCAGACTTCATCCTGAGCTTTTCACATTCTGACTGCATCGCCCTCATCAGCACCGAAAAGCCATCCAGAGACAAGAAGTCCTGCAAAGCCACTTCTTGTTCACGTACCAGACCTGAATGGGAATAATGATCAAAAATTAAGATTTAAACCTCTTTATTAACATGTAGTACAGTTAAATCAGTAGTGAAACTAATAAAAGATTTTCCATCTTCCCAAATTCTTCCCTTCTGCTCTGTATTGGTGCACAGACACATTACATAATGAACATGCACAATTTTCAATGGGCTTTACTAGGAAGGGTCAGCAATTATTTAGAGTTGATAATGTACTGGACACTGTGGTGGGTGCCGAGGTTTAACTCATCCATGCTAACCCTGTTAATGTGTTATCTAAGTTTATATTATTTGCATGTtaacaaacagtaaaaaaagcCATATCAAAAATTCCTAAATGAAATAGCAGCCCACactgtatatatactgtaaaaaaaatatgtgtcttCTGCAACAAGtaggtaaagaagcggacccgtaaaaAAGGAAGgttgctaaggtgccactgaggtccccttgataatGGTacgatccccacacactgctccccgggtgcctgtcatttttgcccactgctctctaagggtgatggttaaatgcagaggacacatttcactgtgacaccgtgtgctgtgctgcagtgtttcacaatgacaatcatttcacttgcAAACGTTTGAAAAAGTCAACACAAAGAGACTTACAGGAGACAGCATACAAGGCCTTGACCCGCACGGTTGGGTTGGAATCGCTGTCTGTCAGCTGGAGCAGTGTCTTAAGTGCACCCATGTTTAGTAGGTAGCACTGAACCTCAGGCATATTTTGGGCACAGGAGGCAATTAGCTGCGCAGTTCGCCAACGTACCCCACTCTGGAAATGGCAGAGACAGCTGGACATGCAAACATCTAACCCACCTAGTTTCATTAAATCTGccaaagataagaaaaaaaagtacagacATGAGCATTCAGTCTCTACCATTTTATTAaccattttataaataaaaccacaaaccTCGCGCATTGTCCAGGTTTTCGCACAGGTCCGACAGCAGCTCGAGTGCTGAATGtttctcctcatcctcctcttcatctgcaTCCTCTCCATCTCTACCTTGTTCCTGCTCTGGGCTTGCCTCCCCACACAGGATGGCCAGACATTGTTTCATCTGCTCCACCTCATCCATCTGTCCTTTGCATGCCTCTGAAAGGGCTTCCCTCAACCATTTGCTTCTCTGTAAAGAAAGATCGATAATTAAAAACACTTAATTGCACAGAGTTATCAAAGTATTCAAGAGTTCACATCCTAATTAATACAAAGTGAGCTTTGACTACCTCTTGTGACATGGGTTCCGGGGCTGGCTGACCATCTGAAGCGCTACCTGCTTCAACAGCCAATCGCAGGACACCCTGCAGGTTCTGGGGGTGCCGTCGTCTGTCCTCTCCTTCTGCCATCActttaaaaattctaaatagTAAACTTGGGATGAAAGTCGAATTTCCGAAGCCTCGGTGTCACACGGTATGACCTGTGATATCACTGCTAGATAAACAGTTCAAATCTAATACTGGTGTGATTTCATCATCACATGGGCATCGCAGACCGCTATGAAACAGCCTGTGTGGGGTGAACCCGCTGCCTAGGACACGGTTCCTTACCGTCTCTTCAAAACGAGATGAGCCTCACTTTAATTCACGCTGGTGTCTGGCCAGAGAGACGCAGAACATTCTAGAGTTTACGGGAGACGCGAAAACACGCCTTACCGTAATACCGCAAATAGAGGAAAGTGAGCAAAAATCGTCTCGCAGAGCGCTGCATTCACAGTTCCTGAAAGCACATTTCACACATCTCTGAGGTCAGTCTTCTGTCTTATTTAATACTCTTCGTGGACAGAGCTGGTGTCAGGAAAGGTGATTCTGGTGCATTGCTAAAACATTATTTCTAACAGGGGTGTTTTGAAGAGCCATTACGTGGGTCGTCGCGCTATAATGACGTATGCAGTTTCTAATGCGCATGCGGCATTCTCTCCAGTCTGCTTCCGAGCAAGATGGCTGCGGTCGTGGGGATTCGGGCATGCTTGTCCGGTAAGTTGCAGAAAACCTTACAGCAACGAGTTGGTGAGCAACCCGCGATGAGGTGTGCGTGCAGTAAATTAAACTGGTTTCTCGGGGCGCTGATTAACGTAGGTCACAACACTGCGTATTGTGAGCCTGCGATTGGTTAGCGGTGATGATCTAGTTTGGTTAAGGTCAAACTACGACGTCCGGGGATTATTAGAAGGCAACCCGGACTGCATTAGCCATGACCGACCACATAGAACAGCAGGTGTTGAAATGAGAACCGCTGCCCTGGTACCAGCAATTTCCTTCAGCCTCGTGTTGTGTAGAAACTGTGACCTGTGCGCACCGGGTTATCCTGCTCCTTGTGCTTCTGATTCCCCAGCCCTCCAGCTCTCCTCCCCGGCTCTGCTGCACAGCTCCTACAAGCTGGTGAGTAAGTCGTGCTGTCCTTTCATTTGAATTTCTCCACGTTTTTAAAAGATTGAGTGTTTTTCCCTCCTCACTGGCGCAGTGTGCTCTGCCTCTGATAAAGAGAAGCTTTGCTGCTGAAGCAAAGAAGGTTTTCTCCAGAGATAAACCTCACGTCAACATCGGCACCATTGGGCATGTAGACCATGGCAAGACGACGTTAACTGCTGCCATTACCAAGAGTAAAAGCGCGCTTTCGCTCTCTTGTAATAAACGCTTCACATTCATTTCCTGCTCTGCTGATGTCTTCCTGCGTTTGCCCTGTAGTTCTGGCTGAAGCTGGTGGCGCCCGATATAAGAAATATGAAGACATTGATAATGCTCCTGAGGAGAAGGCCAGAGGAATTACCATCAACGCCTCTCATGTGGAGTACACCACAGCCAACCGGCACtatgcacacacagactgcCCTGGACACGCAGACTATGTTAAGGTACCTGGACCTGCAGTGTTTTAAAGCTAATTTTCTGTAAAGCTTGAGTACTTTGAAGTCTCAAACAAGGCTCATAATATGGATTATTACTGCAGTGGCTGAGCTACAGTGGTTATGGTATTTCAGAGCTGTATTCATCTGTGATATATATTGTTGTCATCCAGCAATGCTCAATTTATCAAGGAAGTAgattgaagaaataaaaaaaatcaatcttgGAAAGCCACAATCATttactgatttgcatttcaatgAAAAGAGCACCTTGAAGTGATTAGGCTTTATTGTATAAGTAGGTTTCTTCTGTAAACCaaactggggtggtagtagcctagcaggtgacacactcacctatgaaccagaagacccaagttcaaatcccacttactaccattgtgtccctgtaagcaagacacttaaccctaaattgctccaggggggactgtccttgtaactactgattgtaagacgctctgaataagggcgtccggtaaatgctgtttatgtaaatgtgaaatgatcTGATTTGAGTTTGTGGCTGGCTAGTGTTATTGGCTTGACTAACAAACCAAAAGCAGTTTATAAAATGACCACACTGACATCAGTGGCAAGCTGAAGCATTGGATATACATGAACCGGTTTACATTTGGTATTCTTTTCCCCAAATTTGTCTTTAGAACATGATCACGGGCACAGCCCAGCTTGATGGCTGCATCTTGGTGGTTGCGGCAACAGACGGGCAGATGCCACAGACCCGGGAGCACCTGCTGCTGGCCAGGCAAATTGGTGTGGAACACGTTGTGGTCTTCATCAACAAAGCTGATGCAGTTGATGACAAGGAAATGCTGGATCTGGTTGAGCTGGAGATTCGGGAGCTACTCTCGGAATTTGGCTATGATGGAGAGAACACGCCCGTGATCATCGGATCTGCTTTGTGTGCCCTGGAGGTGAGAGGTAATGCAGATTTTTTGTAGTTGGCCAGTCACCGTGTATTCCATGCTTTGTTTTTCCCACACACATTTGCAGAATAAGCAGCCTGAGATTGGAATAAATGCTGtgctgaagctgctggaggCTGTTGATGATTATGTGCCATTACCAAAGAGAGAGCTGGATAAACCGTTCCTTTTGCCAATTGAGGGCGTTTACTCCATTCCAGGTGTGTGTACTCAAAATCTTCTTATTGTTCATATAATCGACCATGTGCATTTTTATAACTTTATGTAGAGcatagggctgcaacaacgaatcgattgaatcgataaaaatcaattactaaaagagttggcaacgaatttcctaatcgattcatTATATCGCGCGACGTGCAGacgttttattatttaaaaaaaaaaaaaaaaaaactttatttgagcgaggagtgaacacactcggtctctctcgcgcacagatgctagcagagtttggcgcctcatagacagcgcggagcaaaaataaaaaaaaaaacgagcggaggtagaggacagatacatggcggaggcagagaaatctgcgcgaaaatatgcaatagcgacatggcacgggagcaccacggcaatgatccagcacctgaaatgcaaacatgttggagtgtttgaggaggaagaagggagttcagcagcaggggaagtcgctacagaatcctacttttgttccgttttgaagcgAGGAACGTAAtatccctggtgctggtgtttaactcgtcGCGGAGGAgtactagacggggacttacagcgccacctacaggtgtggaggggggatgaaacagcgttcatactgttctctgcgtctccgcgtggacgactcgcctattgtgtccctgagtaaga
Proteins encoded:
- the aspdh gene encoding aspartate dehydrogenase domain-containing protein; the protein is MTVGPSLPRCTASRQSDTEVHERLKYRMAHKCPVLTVGIVGYGHLGQFLVEKIQKEESEVRLHLAFVWNRNPEKMKGSVPEKLILKNLSDFPQRPADIIVEVCHPQIVKEFGIQFLSCSHFLVGSPSALADPEIQQQLREAAKHYGKTLYIPSGALWGAQDIQRLNDSESLKALTIRMSKHPSCFRLTKNLLPDWTEGEGRRLLFSGSVAELCPLAPNNVNSMAAAAIAGAMLGFNGVRGEIVSDTALKDYHVVEVEVTGTDGFCVKTTRRNPSQLGAVTGSATYTSFWSSLLVCRGHGGRVYLC
- the tmem86b gene encoding lysoplasmalogenase; the encoded protein is MDILETHAYDRRQRRNMSCVLFLSLLPFFLLAAVYFYFWVPVQSPSVLAAASKCAPVLSLALLVLSYNGGPSLLGVAGGLLFSAGGDICLIWPELFLHGMASFSIAHLLYSASFLSEKYHSHSSSSIAFILYFILWTVGIGAYVYLLPFLQRQPDSAIVTPAAGVYGVLLTIMGTLAVRSHRPLTMLGGLAFQASDLILSLQHFGVTGHVEYGEEAVMAMYYLAQLLIAVGDVIVRTDQLDEFKKSKRS
- the hspbp1 gene encoding hsp70-binding protein 1, producing MAEGEDRRRHPQNLQGVLRLAVEAGSASDGQPAPEPMSQERSKWLREALSEACKGQMDEVEQMKQCLAILCGEASPEQEQGRDGEDADEEEDEEKHSALELLSDLCENLDNARDLMKLGGLDVCMSSCLCHFQSGVRWRTAQLIASCAQNMPEVQCYLLNMGALKTLLQLTDSDSNPTVRVKALYAVSCLVREQEVALQDFLSLDGFSVLMRAMQSECEKLRMKSAFLLLNLLTAHPEHRESVISMGMVQQLVAVLRTPHSSVHEHVLGALCCLAQERSGVQDCRSSSLCLEELLTQRVQELHNREECQEEVEFCEQLRSICFEGQPVDDCVMDR
- the tufm gene encoding elongation factor Tu, mitochondrial; its protein translation is MAAVVGIRACLSALQLSSPALLHSSYKLCALPLIKRSFAAEAKKVFSRDKPHVNIGTIGHVDHGKTTLTAAITKILAEAGGARYKKYEDIDNAPEEKARGITINASHVEYTTANRHYAHTDCPGHADYVKNMITGTAQLDGCILVVAATDGQMPQTREHLLLARQIGVEHVVVFINKADAVDDKEMLDLVELEIRELLSEFGYDGENTPVIIGSALCALENKQPEIGINAVLKLLEAVDDYVPLPKRELDKPFLLPIEGVYSIPGRGTVVTGTLERGVIKKGDECEFVGHNRSVKSVVTGIEMFHQSLDRAEAGDNLGALVRSLKREDMRRGMVMCKPGSIQPHQKVKAQVYVLSKEEGGRHKPFVTNFMPVMFSLTWDMACRISLPGGKEMVMPGDDTALTLTLRQPMVLEKGQRFTLRDGNKTIGTGLVTEILATSEEDQHNWG